In Nematostella vectensis chromosome 11, jaNemVect1.1, whole genome shotgun sequence, a genomic segment contains:
- the LOC5510185 gene encoding kinesin-like protein KIF13B isoform X3, with the protein MMGAGEDKGIIPRLCVNLFRGISQNDNHDITYKVEVSYIEIYNEKVRDLLCPRGGSASLRVREHKVMGPYVEGLTKLVVSSFEDIEAIMMEGNKSRTVAATRMNTESSRSHAVFNILLARTEYDHQTESIGEKVSKLSLVDLAGSERACKTGAEGDRLKEGSNINRSLVTLGQVISSLAEQSAGKHGKKGAHFVPYRDSVLTWLLKDNLGGNSKTVMVATISPSADNYEETLSTLRYADRAKKIVNHAVVNEDPNARIIRELREEVERLKHLLQSKIAGFPIQEETGELEIQEMISENENLMKECTMSWEQKEKQTEKIQQERHKALEDMGISIQSSGIGVEKNKFYLVNLNADPAMNELLVYYLKEHSKVGRLDANHTPDIQLGGLGILPEHCEMDIEENEVYLTPSPNARTFVNGRDVKERTLLRHGDRILWGNNHFFRINCPRPPGSSEQQPEQQVDFMSAQQELMMHEIAQGPLQESVRALEEQYQADKQGALEKQRLMYEEKIEELKKEVQMSPFGSRPQIDRTSSLSSFSSGYGSRMSWYEDRELSQSQYDPRPEQRPLVLKEEVLKANTLVREANQLSEEMNKDTDFAVTLQIPTSSLTFGKSRSGYSSEVAIVVKHKSRGTQIWSLDKLSNKIYDMRELYNQCIEEGVPFNDKVDDTDLFFEVECHTLIGVCNVFLECLLHDVSHEYAAPIISQQGEVCGRLKVEVSRVTGDDQSDNESVGSDADGRISPEDPDDLLPEDDEGPDLLEELPPGSIMTVGVRVIEAFDLPPALCNYVFCQYQLWKDENTVVVPPINASISHPGPKTNTMIFENKQMFDIEVTEEFLEYASEGSLAIEVWGNRCQAFDNHNKANWSVNIDTPQKGLQDRWSELVRKMEMLVEIHEINDQGVYAPVELQTRVASESGGTFQLRQGHSRRLVVRVSPLARSGALPVVCNIITSVSVGSICVRNKNQSALDSYQEKDLALMREKWSNSLMKRREYLDDQIHSSMNNPDKSVVDKERESWLIDQWVCLTEERNAVLCPLPGSGIPGAPPTDENIRPNVESHIPVIFLDLNDDFRNGLNEDAGAAGVDTTLSFENPDNMVELPIIKYDQKQVSATTSWDSSIHDSIYMNRITSANERIYLIVKAVVRLSSPVAMELVLRKRICVRIYKKQSWKDSILRKISRDAFYSCGVYYELVSHIPRQPGEETEERASLAQMAAQAMGEEEEDETVLRRYSKGISNVESLLAIDKLRQEVVVKEKLAAIGKPLRKFASTPNLAAVSDFSLASSPGRFESPESARYWDLKGIGRSEYHIANSQSFSESRSNRSSGRDDLLIDFSSFVSPPSTSSPVQLRDTSVKRNSSNSRPSSLLLELETLDEDVRSLTPSPKAQTQTNLFDFNDSRSAVSEGTISPSPDELRDRTASSDTITYDEPPATPYDDLPTPTPFGAKPLVAPTQPESKTESNNWGKPLLKAPELLSRKEPSKFNVGKTKKTNLLDLQAAFTEKMDMFTLDSPEPETSGPSLIPGQSTNKKPKTFDDLFSIESIKAELEKSKVEQEGTGTDSSDLTDISGLVPGLKSEDSKHDTTIESPSSDISALLLDTTANGETDTQTFETAIDAEKVLRTDVTSGCTNDSSGRHEQKELDDDLTAAICEKPEITGTPEMSSTPKVTTSPEVSSTPEVSFVPDVLSTQQERSTPEVPLTPEVPSTQQATSTPEVTSTSEETTAPDLSPKQEATPTPETTFISKVTSAPEISYTHEAAPTPETPLTSQSEQLSANQDGSSADRLYAASEGSEGMFGSRDDLSSLGSRDDLEDWDESNLAGLSVGMAIEVGKGKTGVIRFIGATEFSPGPWVGVELDKAGGKNDGSVSGVRYFACKPRFGSFVRPDKVKIITNSARERSTSRRSGSRDIPTRSSSIRGLERTESSSRSSLGKASTKTRTDSPSRGARKSEGGASAPAGRGPSPATGSPVVKRENSGANRKKNEWKRRSNILF; encoded by the exons ATGATGGGTGCAGGTGAAGACAAGGGGATTATTCCACGACTTTGTGTCAATCTCTTCAGAGGAATTTCACAG aatgacaaccatgacATAACATATAAAGTGGAAGTCTCATACATTGAAATCTATAACGAGAAAGTCAGGGATTTGCTCTGTCCTAGAGG TGGAAGTGCAAGTTTAAGAGTAAGGGAGCATAAAGTTATGGGTCCCTATGTAGAGGGGCTCACAAAACTTGTGGTATCATCTTTTGAA gACATAGAGGCGATCATGATGGAAGGAAACAAGTCAAGGACAGTAGCTGCCACACGAATGAACACAGAAAGTAGCCGTTCTCATGCTGTCTTTAACATTCTCCTTGCTAGGACTGAATATGACCACCAGACAGAG TCCATAGGTGAGAAAGTGAGCAAACTTAGCTTGGTTGATCTGGCTGGCAGTGAGCGGGCATGCAAGACAGGTGCCGAGGGTGACCGTCTTAAGGAGGGGAGTAACATCAATAGGTCCCTAGTCACCCTGGGCCAGGTCATCTCAAGCCTTGCAGAACAG TCTGCCGGAAAGCATGGCAAGAAGGGTGCCCACTTTGTGCCCTACCGAGACTCAGTGCTTACTTGGCTTCTGAAG GATAACCTTGGTGGTAATAGCAAGACGGTAATGGTTGCGACCATCAGTCCGTCTGCTGATAATTATGAGGAAACTCTGTCAACTCTGCGATACGCGGACAGAGCCAAGAAGATCGTGAACCATGCTGTGGTCAACGAAGATCCGAATGCCAGA ATTATCCGCGAGCTACGAGAAGAGGTGGAAAGACTTAAACATCTCCTACAGTCCAAGATCGCTGGCTTTCCCATACAAGAAGAGACGGGGGAGCTTGAAATTCAGGAGATGATATCTGAGAACGAGAACCTTATGAAGGAATGTACAATGTCTTGGGAGCAGAAggaaaaacaaacagagaagATACAGCAA GAGAGGCACAAGGCATTAGAAGATATGGGCATCTCCATACAGTCATCTGGAATTGGCGTGGAAAAGAACAAGTTTTATCTTGTGAACCTGAATGCAGATCCAGCCATGAACGAGCTACTCGTCTACTACCTCAAG GAGCATAGTAAGGTCGGACGCCTGGACGCTAATCACACACCAGACATTCAGCTAGGTGGGCTAGGGATCCTACCAGAACACTGTGAGATGGACATAGAAGAGAATGAAGTGTACCTAACGCCCAGTCCAAATGCAAG AACATTTGTAAATGGACGTGATGTCAAGGAACGCACTCTGTTGCGTCACGGGGACCGTATTCTGTGGGGCAACAATCATTTCTTCCGTATCAATTGTCCTCGCCCTCCTGGCAGCAGCGAACAGCAACCGGAGCAACAAGTTGACTTCATGTCCGCGCAACAGGAACTCATGATGCACGAAATCGCGCAAG GTCCGTTACAGGAGTCCGTCCGAGCACTCGAAGAGCAGTACCAGGCAGACAAACAAG GCGCTCTTGAAAAACAAAGACTCATGTACGAAGAGAAGATTGAAGAACTTAAAAAAGAAGTCCAAATGAGCCCGTTCGGAAGCCGACCACAAATCGATCGCACGTCGAGCCTGAGCTCGTTTAGTTCGGGTTATGGTTCCCGGATGTCGTGGTATGAGGATCGCGAGCTTAGCCAATCACAGTACGACCCGAGACCCGAGCAGCGGCCACTCGTGCTAAAAGAGGAAGTGCTCAAAGCAAACACACTCGTACG CGAGGCCAACCAGCTCAGCGAAGAGATGAATAAAGACACCGATTTTGCTGTCACATTACAG ATTCCCACTTCCAGTTTAACTTTCGGAAAAAGTCGTTCTGGCTACAGCAGCGAAGTTGCCATTGTAGTCAAACACAAAAGCAGAGGAACTCAAA tcTGGTCTCTGGATAAGTTGTCAAACAAGATTTATGACATGCGAGAGCTGTACAACCAGTGTATAGAGGAAGGAGTACCATTCAACGACAAG GTGGACGATACTGACCTGTTCTTCGAAGTGGAGTGTCACACACTCATCGGCGTCTGTAACGTGTTCTTGGAATGCTTGCTACACGATGTCAGTCACGAGTATGCTGCACCAATCATTAGTCAGCAAGGAGAG GTTTGTGGTCGCTTGAAAGTAGAGGTTTCTCGTGTGACAG GTGATGATCAAAGCGATAACGAGTCTGTTGGTTCAGACGCCGACGGACGCATAAGTCCCGAAGATCCAGACGATCTACTCCCCGAAGACGACGAGGGACCGGATCTCCTTGAAGAGCTCCCCCCTGGTTCCATCATGACCGTGGGGGTGAGGGTGATCGAAGCATTTGACCTCCCCCCGGCGCTATGCAATTACGTGTTTTGTCAGTACCAGCTGTGGAAGGATGAAAACACCGTCGTGGTGCCTCCTATTAACGCGAGCATCTCACATCCGGGACCCAAGACAAATACAATGATCTTTGAAAACAAACAG ATGTTTGATATAGAAGTGACTGAGGAATTCTTGGAATACGCTTCTGAGGGCTCCCTCGCCATCGAGGTCTGGGGTAATCGCTGCCAGGCCttcgacaaccacaacaaggCGAACTGGAGTGTGAACATAGACACGCCCCAGAAAGGTCTACAGGACAG GTGGTCCGAACTCGTCCGTAAGATGGAAATGCTGGTAGAAATCCACGAAATTAACGACCAAGGCGTGTACGCCCCGGTAGAGCTCCAGACGCGCGTGGCGAGTGAGTCGGGCGGCACCTTCCAGTTGCGCCAGGGTCACTCTCGCCGCCTCGTGGTGCGAGTCAGCCCCCTCGCTAGGTCCGGGGCGCTGCCCGTGGTGTGTAATATCATCACCTCTGTTAGTGTGGGCAGCATCTGTGTGAGGAATAAGAATCAGTCTGCGCTGGATAGTTACCAGGAGAAAGATCTGGCACT CATGAGGGAAAAGTGGTCAAACTCACTCATGAAGAGACGGGAATACCTAGACGACCAGATCCATTCCTCCATGAACAATCCAG ACAAGTCTGTGGTAGACAAGGAGCGAGAAAGCTGGCTTATCGACCAATGGGTGTGTCTGACAGAGGAACGGAATGCAGTGCTCTGCCCTCTCCCCGGATCCGGCATACCTGGGGCACCCCCCACAGACGA GAATATCCGGCCGAATGTTGAGTCACACATTCCAGTTATATTCCTGGATCTTAATG ACGATTTCCGTAATGGTCTGAATGAGGACGCTGGCGCTGCTGGAGTTGACACAACTCTCTCTTTTGAGAACCCTGATAACATGGTGGAGCTGCCGATCATCAAATACGACCAGAAACAG GTATCTGCAACCACATCTTGGGACTCCTCTATCCATGACTCCATCTACATGAATCGCATCACCAGCGCCAATGAGCGCATCTATCTTATTGTCAAG GCCGTGGTCCGTCTGTCGAGTCCGGTTGCCATGGAACTGGTCCTCAGGAAGCGAATCTGTGTCCGAATCTACAAGAAACAGAGTTGGAAAGACAGCATTCTACGGAAGATCTCCAGG GATGCTTTTTACAGCTGCGGGGTGTACTACGAGCTGGTCTCGCACATCCCTCGG CAACCGGGCGAGGAGACGGAGGAACGTGCTAGTCTCGCTCAGATGGCAGCACAAGCCATGGGCGAGGAGGAGGAAGATGAGACCGTATTACGGCGCTACAGCAAAGGCATCTCGAATGTGGAGAGTCTACTGGCCATAGATAAGCTACGCCAG GAAGTTGTCGTCAAGGAGAAGCTCGCCGCCATTGGCAAACCTTTGCGCAAGTTTGCTAGCACGCCTAACCTGGCCGCCGTG TCGGATTTCTCTCTGGCATCCAGCCCAGGCCGCTTTGAATCACCTGAGTCCGCTCGTTACTGGGACTTAAAA GGTATTGGTCGCAGCGAGTACCATATAGCCAACAGTCAAAGCTTCTCTGAATCCCGATCCAATCGGAGCTCGGGTCGTGACGACCTTCTAATCGATTTCTCTTCGTTTGTGTCACCACCAAGTACTTCGTCTCCTGTACAACTTCGGGATACTTCTGTTAAACGCAATTCATCGAATTCTCGTCCGAGCTCTTTACTTCTTGAGCTTGAAACTCTTGACGAAGATGTCCGATCATTAACTCCGAGTCCAAAAGCACAAACTCAGACGAACTTGTTCGACTTTAACGACAGTAGATCGGCAGTGTCCGAAGGCACGATCAGTCCATCGCCCGACGAACTTCGAGATAGAACAGCAAGTTCGGATACGATTACCTACGACGAGCCTCCCGCAACGCCTTACGACGACTTACCCACGCCAACACCCTTCGGGGCGAAGCCTTTAGTAGCCCCCACGCAGCCCGAATCTAAAACCGAATCCAATAATTGGGGGAAACCTCTTCTTAAGGCTCCAGAGCTTCTGTCAAGGAAAGAGCCATCCAAGTTTAACGTtggaaaaacaaagaaaacaaacctACTCGATCTCCAAGCCGCGTTTACCGAAAAGATGGACATGTTCACCTTAGATTCGCCTGAACCGGAAACTTCTGGGCCCTCGTTGATCCCGGGGCAGAGCACCAATAAGAAACCGAAGACATTTGACGATTTGTTCTCAATAGAAAGTATTAAGGCTGAATTAGAAAAGTCAAAAGTCGAGCAGGAGGGAACTGGTACTGACTCTAGTGACTTGACGGACATCTCCGGTTTAGTACCGGGGCTAAAGTCAGAGGATTCTAAACACGACACGACAATAGAGTCACCATCTTCCGATATCTCGGCACTATTGTTAGATACCACAGCAAATGGAGAAACTGACACTCAGACCTTTGAAACCGCTATCGATGCAGAAAAGGTATTACGCACTGATGTCACTTCCGGTTGCACAAATGACAGCTCTGGTCGACATGAGCAGAAAGAACTGGATGATGATTTGACAGCTGCCATTTGTGAGAAACCGGAAATAACCGGAACACCGGAAATGTCCTCAACCCCGAAAGTAACGACTTCACCGGAAGTGTCATCCACACCGGAGGTATCTTTTGTACCAGATGTTCTATCCACACAACAAGAAAGGTCTACACCGGAAGTGCCATTGACACCGGAAGTGCCATCAACGCAACAAGCGACGTCTACACCGGAAGTAACATCCACATCGGAAGAAACCACTGCTCCAGATTTGTCACCCAAGCAAGAAGCAACACCCACACCGGAAACGACATTCATATCGAAAGTAACCTCTGCACCGGAAATATCTTACACACATGAGGCAGCGCCTACACCGGAAACGCCACTCACAAGCCAATCAGAACAGCTTTCCGCAAATCAAGACGGTTCATCCGCTGATCGTCTTTACGCCGCGAGCGAGGGTAGCGAGGGAATGTTTGGGTCACGTGACGACCTATCATCACTTGGCAGCCGTGATGACCTTGAGGACTGGGACGAGTCTAACTTAGCAGGGCTGAGCGTTGGCATGGCAATTGAAGTTGGGAAGGGCAAGACTGGCGTGATTCGCTTTATCGGGGCGACCGAGTTCTCGCCGGGGCCCTGGGTAGGAGTAGAGCTCGACAAGGCTGGAG
- the LOC5510185 gene encoding kinesin-like protein KIF13B isoform X4, with translation MGPYVEGLTKLVVSSFEDIEAIMMEGNKSRTVAATRMNTESSRSHAVFNILLARTEYDHQTESIGEKVSKLSLVDLAGSERACKTGAEGDRLKEGSNINRSLVTLGQVISSLAEQSAGKHGKKGAHFVPYRDSVLTWLLKDNLGGNSKTVMVATISPSADNYEETLSTLRYADRAKKIVNHAVVNEDPNARIIRELREEVERLKHLLQSKIAGFPIQEETGELEIQEMISENENLMKECTMSWEQKEKQTEKIQQERHKALEDMGISIQSSGIGVEKNKFYLVNLNADPAMNELLVYYLKEHSKVGRLDANHTPDIQLGGLGILPEHCEMDIEENEVYLTPSPNARTFVNGRDVKERTLLRHGDRILWGNNHFFRINCPRPPGSSEQQPEQQVDFMSAQQELMMHEIAQGPLQESVRALEEQYQADKQGALEKQRLMYEEKIEELKKEVQMSPFGSRPQIDRTSSLSSFSSGYGSRMSWYEDRELSQSQYDPRPEQRPLVLKEEVLKANTLVREANQLSEEMNKDTDFAVTLQIPTSSLTFGKSRSGYSSEVAIVVKHKSRGTQIWSLDKLSNKIYDMRELYNQCIEEGVPFNDKVDDTDLFFEVECHTLIGVCNVFLECLLHDVSHEYAAPIISQQGEVCGRLKVEVSRVTGDDQSDNESVGSDADGRISPEDPDDLLPEDDEGPDLLEELPPGSIMTVGVRVIEAFDLPPALCNYVFCQYQLWKDENTVVVPPINASISHPGPKTNTMIFENKQMFDIEVTEEFLEYASEGSLAIEVWGNRCQAFDNHNKANWSVNIDTPQKGLQDRWSELVRKMEMLVEIHEINDQGVYAPVELQTRVASESGGTFQLRQGHSRRLVVRVSPLARSGALPVVCNIITSVSVGSICVRNKNQSALDSYQEKDLALMREKWSNSLMKRREYLDDQIHSSMNNPDKSVVDKERESWLIDQWVCLTEERNAVLCPLPGSGIPGAPPTDENIRPNVESHIPVIFLDLNDDFRNGLNEDAGAAGVDTTLSFENPDNMVELPIIKYDQKQVSATTSWDSSIHDSIYMNRITSANERIYLIVKAVVRLSSPVAMELVLRKRICVRIYKKQSWKDSILRKISRDAFYSCGVYYELVSHIPRQPGEETEERASLAQMAAQAMGEEEEDETVLRRYSKGISNVESLLAIDKLRQEVVVKEKLAAIGKPLRKFASTPNLAAVSDFSLASSPGRFESPESARYWDLKGIGRSEYHIANSQSFSESRSNRSSGRDDLLIDFSSFVSPPSTSSPVQLRDTSVKRNSSNSRPSSLLLELETLDEDVRSLTPSPKAQTQTNLFDFNDSRSAVSEGTISPSPDELRDRTASSDTITYDEPPATPYDDLPTPTPFGAKPLVAPTQPESKTESNNWGKPLLKAPELLSRKEPSKFNVGKTKKTNLLDLQAAFTEKMDMFTLDSPEPETSGPSLIPGQSTNKKPKTFDDLFSIESIKAELEKSKVEQEGTGTDSSDLTDISGLVPGLKSEDSKHDTTIESPSSDISALLLDTTANGETDTQTFETAIDAEKVLRTDVTSGCTNDSSGRHEQKELDDDLTAAICEKPEITGTPEMSSTPKVTTSPEVSSTPEVSFVPDVLSTQQERSTPEVPLTPEVPSTQQATSTPEVTSTSEETTAPDLSPKQEATPTPETTFISKVTSAPEISYTHEAAPTPETPLTSQSEQLSANQDGSSADRLYAASEGSEGMFGSRDDLSSLGSRDDLEDWDESNLAGLSVGMAIEVGKGKTGVIRFIGATEFSPGPWVGVELDKAGGKNDGSVSGVRYFACKPRFGSFVRPDKVKIITNSARERSTSRRSGSRDIPTRSSSIRGLERTESSSRSSLGKASTKTRTDSPSRGARKSEGGASAPAGRGPSPATGSPVVKRENSGANRKKNEWKRRSNILF, from the exons ATGGGTCCCTATGTAGAGGGGCTCACAAAACTTGTGGTATCATCTTTTGAA gACATAGAGGCGATCATGATGGAAGGAAACAAGTCAAGGACAGTAGCTGCCACACGAATGAACACAGAAAGTAGCCGTTCTCATGCTGTCTTTAACATTCTCCTTGCTAGGACTGAATATGACCACCAGACAGAG TCCATAGGTGAGAAAGTGAGCAAACTTAGCTTGGTTGATCTGGCTGGCAGTGAGCGGGCATGCAAGACAGGTGCCGAGGGTGACCGTCTTAAGGAGGGGAGTAACATCAATAGGTCCCTAGTCACCCTGGGCCAGGTCATCTCAAGCCTTGCAGAACAG TCTGCCGGAAAGCATGGCAAGAAGGGTGCCCACTTTGTGCCCTACCGAGACTCAGTGCTTACTTGGCTTCTGAAG GATAACCTTGGTGGTAATAGCAAGACGGTAATGGTTGCGACCATCAGTCCGTCTGCTGATAATTATGAGGAAACTCTGTCAACTCTGCGATACGCGGACAGAGCCAAGAAGATCGTGAACCATGCTGTGGTCAACGAAGATCCGAATGCCAGA ATTATCCGCGAGCTACGAGAAGAGGTGGAAAGACTTAAACATCTCCTACAGTCCAAGATCGCTGGCTTTCCCATACAAGAAGAGACGGGGGAGCTTGAAATTCAGGAGATGATATCTGAGAACGAGAACCTTATGAAGGAATGTACAATGTCTTGGGAGCAGAAggaaaaacaaacagagaagATACAGCAA GAGAGGCACAAGGCATTAGAAGATATGGGCATCTCCATACAGTCATCTGGAATTGGCGTGGAAAAGAACAAGTTTTATCTTGTGAACCTGAATGCAGATCCAGCCATGAACGAGCTACTCGTCTACTACCTCAAG GAGCATAGTAAGGTCGGACGCCTGGACGCTAATCACACACCAGACATTCAGCTAGGTGGGCTAGGGATCCTACCAGAACACTGTGAGATGGACATAGAAGAGAATGAAGTGTACCTAACGCCCAGTCCAAATGCAAG AACATTTGTAAATGGACGTGATGTCAAGGAACGCACTCTGTTGCGTCACGGGGACCGTATTCTGTGGGGCAACAATCATTTCTTCCGTATCAATTGTCCTCGCCCTCCTGGCAGCAGCGAACAGCAACCGGAGCAACAAGTTGACTTCATGTCCGCGCAACAGGAACTCATGATGCACGAAATCGCGCAAG GTCCGTTACAGGAGTCCGTCCGAGCACTCGAAGAGCAGTACCAGGCAGACAAACAAG GCGCTCTTGAAAAACAAAGACTCATGTACGAAGAGAAGATTGAAGAACTTAAAAAAGAAGTCCAAATGAGCCCGTTCGGAAGCCGACCACAAATCGATCGCACGTCGAGCCTGAGCTCGTTTAGTTCGGGTTATGGTTCCCGGATGTCGTGGTATGAGGATCGCGAGCTTAGCCAATCACAGTACGACCCGAGACCCGAGCAGCGGCCACTCGTGCTAAAAGAGGAAGTGCTCAAAGCAAACACACTCGTACG CGAGGCCAACCAGCTCAGCGAAGAGATGAATAAAGACACCGATTTTGCTGTCACATTACAG ATTCCCACTTCCAGTTTAACTTTCGGAAAAAGTCGTTCTGGCTACAGCAGCGAAGTTGCCATTGTAGTCAAACACAAAAGCAGAGGAACTCAAA tcTGGTCTCTGGATAAGTTGTCAAACAAGATTTATGACATGCGAGAGCTGTACAACCAGTGTATAGAGGAAGGAGTACCATTCAACGACAAG GTGGACGATACTGACCTGTTCTTCGAAGTGGAGTGTCACACACTCATCGGCGTCTGTAACGTGTTCTTGGAATGCTTGCTACACGATGTCAGTCACGAGTATGCTGCACCAATCATTAGTCAGCAAGGAGAG GTTTGTGGTCGCTTGAAAGTAGAGGTTTCTCGTGTGACAG GTGATGATCAAAGCGATAACGAGTCTGTTGGTTCAGACGCCGACGGACGCATAAGTCCCGAAGATCCAGACGATCTACTCCCCGAAGACGACGAGGGACCGGATCTCCTTGAAGAGCTCCCCCCTGGTTCCATCATGACCGTGGGGGTGAGGGTGATCGAAGCATTTGACCTCCCCCCGGCGCTATGCAATTACGTGTTTTGTCAGTACCAGCTGTGGAAGGATGAAAACACCGTCGTGGTGCCTCCTATTAACGCGAGCATCTCACATCCGGGACCCAAGACAAATACAATGATCTTTGAAAACAAACAG ATGTTTGATATAGAAGTGACTGAGGAATTCTTGGAATACGCTTCTGAGGGCTCCCTCGCCATCGAGGTCTGGGGTAATCGCTGCCAGGCCttcgacaaccacaacaaggCGAACTGGAGTGTGAACATAGACACGCCCCAGAAAGGTCTACAGGACAG GTGGTCCGAACTCGTCCGTAAGATGGAAATGCTGGTAGAAATCCACGAAATTAACGACCAAGGCGTGTACGCCCCGGTAGAGCTCCAGACGCGCGTGGCGAGTGAGTCGGGCGGCACCTTCCAGTTGCGCCAGGGTCACTCTCGCCGCCTCGTGGTGCGAGTCAGCCCCCTCGCTAGGTCCGGGGCGCTGCCCGTGGTGTGTAATATCATCACCTCTGTTAGTGTGGGCAGCATCTGTGTGAGGAATAAGAATCAGTCTGCGCTGGATAGTTACCAGGAGAAAGATCTGGCACT CATGAGGGAAAAGTGGTCAAACTCACTCATGAAGAGACGGGAATACCTAGACGACCAGATCCATTCCTCCATGAACAATCCAG ACAAGTCTGTGGTAGACAAGGAGCGAGAAAGCTGGCTTATCGACCAATGGGTGTGTCTGACAGAGGAACGGAATGCAGTGCTCTGCCCTCTCCCCGGATCCGGCATACCTGGGGCACCCCCCACAGACGA GAATATCCGGCCGAATGTTGAGTCACACATTCCAGTTATATTCCTGGATCTTAATG ACGATTTCCGTAATGGTCTGAATGAGGACGCTGGCGCTGCTGGAGTTGACACAACTCTCTCTTTTGAGAACCCTGATAACATGGTGGAGCTGCCGATCATCAAATACGACCAGAAACAG GTATCTGCAACCACATCTTGGGACTCCTCTATCCATGACTCCATCTACATGAATCGCATCACCAGCGCCAATGAGCGCATCTATCTTATTGTCAAG GCCGTGGTCCGTCTGTCGAGTCCGGTTGCCATGGAACTGGTCCTCAGGAAGCGAATCTGTGTCCGAATCTACAAGAAACAGAGTTGGAAAGACAGCATTCTACGGAAGATCTCCAGG GATGCTTTTTACAGCTGCGGGGTGTACTACGAGCTGGTCTCGCACATCCCTCGG CAACCGGGCGAGGAGACGGAGGAACGTGCTAGTCTCGCTCAGATGGCAGCACAAGCCATGGGCGAGGAGGAGGAAGATGAGACCGTATTACGGCGCTACAGCAAAGGCATCTCGAATGTGGAGAGTCTACTGGCCATAGATAAGCTACGCCAG GAAGTTGTCGTCAAGGAGAAGCTCGCCGCCATTGGCAAACCTTTGCGCAAGTTTGCTAGCACGCCTAACCTGGCCGCCGTG TCGGATTTCTCTCTGGCATCCAGCCCAGGCCGCTTTGAATCACCTGAGTCCGCTCGTTACTGGGACTTAAAA GGTATTGGTCGCAGCGAGTACCATATAGCCAACAGTCAAAGCTTCTCTGAATCCCGATCCAATCGGAGCTCGGGTCGTGACGACCTTCTAATCGATTTCTCTTCGTTTGTGTCACCACCAAGTACTTCGTCTCCTGTACAACTTCGGGATACTTCTGTTAAACGCAATTCATCGAATTCTCGTCCGAGCTCTTTACTTCTTGAGCTTGAAACTCTTGACGAAGATGTCCGATCATTAACTCCGAGTCCAAAAGCACAAACTCAGACGAACTTGTTCGACTTTAACGACAGTAGATCGGCAGTGTCCGAAGGCACGATCAGTCCATCGCCCGACGAACTTCGAGATAGAACAGCAAGTTCGGATACGATTACCTACGACGAGCCTCCCGCAACGCCTTACGACGACTTACCCACGCCAACACCCTTCGGGGCGAAGCCTTTAGTAGCCCCCACGCAGCCCGAATCTAAAACCGAATCCAATAATTGGGGGAAACCTCTTCTTAAGGCTCCAGAGCTTCTGTCAAGGAAAGAGCCATCCAAGTTTAACGTtggaaaaacaaagaaaacaaacctACTCGATCTCCAAGCCGCGTTTACCGAAAAGATGGACATGTTCACCTTAGATTCGCCTGAACCGGAAACTTCTGGGCCCTCGTTGATCCCGGGGCAGAGCACCAATAAGAAACCGAAGACATTTGACGATTTGTTCTCAATAGAAAGTATTAAGGCTGAATTAGAAAAGTCAAAAGTCGAGCAGGAGGGAACTGGTACTGACTCTAGTGACTTGACGGACATCTCCGGTTTAGTACCGGGGCTAAAGTCAGAGGATTCTAAACACGACACGACAATAGAGTCACCATCTTCCGATATCTCGGCACTATTGTTAGATACCACAGCAAATGGAGAAACTGACACTCAGACCTTTGAAACCGCTATCGATGCAGAAAAGGTATTACGCACTGATGTCACTTCCGGTTGCACAAATGACAGCTCTGGTCGACATGAGCAGAAAGAACTGGATGATGATTTGACAGCTGCCATTTGTGAGAAACCGGAAATAACCGGAACACCGGAAATGTCCTCAACCCCGAAAGTAACGACTTCACCGGAAGTGTCATCCACACCGGAGGTATCTTTTGTACCAGATGTTCTATCCACACAACAAGAAAGGTCTACACCGGAAGTGCCATTGACACCGGAAGTGCCATCAACGCAACAAGCGACGTCTACACCGGAAGTAACATCCACATCGGAAGAAACCACTGCTCCAGATTTGTCACCCAAGCAAGAAGCAACACCCACACCGGAAACGACATTCATATCGAAAGTAACCTCTGCACCGGAAATATCTTACACACATGAGGCAGCGCCTACACCGGAAACGCCACTCACAAGCCAATCAGAACAGCTTTCCGCAAATCAAGACGGTTCATCCGCTGATCGTCTTTACGCCGCGAGCGAGGGTAGCGAGGGAATGTTTGGGTCACGTGACGACCTATCATCACTTGGCAGCCGTGATGACCTTGAGGACTGGGACGAGTCTAACTTAGCAGGGCTGAGCGTTGGCATGGCAATTGAAGTTGGGAAGGGCAAGACTGGCGTGATTCGCTTTATCGGGGCGACCGAGTTCTCGCCGGGGCCCTGGGTAGGAGTAGAGCTCGACAAGGCTGGAG